From Candidatus Syntrophoarchaeum caldarius, the proteins below share one genomic window:
- a CDS encoding hydroxymethylglutaryl-CoA synthase, with the protein MRTGIISYGAYIPEYRIKIEDIARTWGKVPEEIKSGLNIHEKSVPDQDEDTVTIAVEASRYAIKRGSVDVDRIGAIYVGSESHPYAVKPSATILSAAIGAKNAITAADFEFACKAGTAAIQALMGISASGIIDYGLAVGADTSQGAPGDALEYGAAAGGAAFIIGSDPAEFLVEIEATCSFTTDTPDFWRREGAEYPSHGGRFTGEPAYFKHVTGATTMLLDAIGAKPSDFKYAVFHQPNGKFPLRVSKKLGFTTEQIKPGFLVPRIGNTYSASSLLGLAATLDVAKPGDRILMTSFGSGAGSDSFSFRVTERIDDLRDRAPKVEDFIANRKYLDYGLYAKYKGKIIL; encoded by the coding sequence ATGAGGACTGGAATCATAAGCTATGGTGCCTATATCCCAGAATACAGGATCAAGATCGAAGATATCGCACGGACGTGGGGAAAAGTTCCAGAGGAGATTAAAAGTGGATTGAACATTCATGAGAAGTCAGTTCCAGATCAGGACGAGGATACGGTAACAATAGCAGTAGAAGCTTCAAGATATGCGATAAAAAGGGGGTCAGTGGATGTTGATCGTATTGGTGCAATCTATGTTGGGTCTGAGAGCCACCCATATGCGGTAAAACCGAGTGCAACGATTTTATCAGCAGCTATCGGTGCAAAGAATGCGATAACAGCCGCAGACTTTGAGTTCGCATGTAAAGCAGGGACTGCTGCAATACAGGCGCTGATGGGCATCTCGGCATCAGGTATAATCGATTACGGGCTTGCTGTTGGGGCTGACACCTCACAGGGTGCACCGGGCGATGCGCTTGAGTACGGCGCTGCTGCGGGTGGTGCTGCCTTCATAATTGGGAGCGATCCTGCCGAGTTTCTCGTTGAGATCGAAGCGACATGCTCCTTTACAACAGATACGCCAGACTTCTGGCGACGAGAGGGGGCAGAGTATCCATCTCATGGTGGAAGGTTCACGGGCGAGCCAGCTTACTTCAAGCACGTGACAGGTGCAACCACCATGTTGCTTGATGCGATCGGTGCAAAGCCATCTGACTTCAAGTATGCCGTATTCCATCAGCCAAACGGGAAGTTTCCGCTGCGAGTTTCAAAGAAACTTGGATTCACGACAGAACAGATCAAACCCGGGTTTCTTGTACCGAGAATCGGCAACACATATTCTGCCTCATCGCTTCTCGGACTTGCTGCAACGCTCGATGTGGCAAAACCCGGAGATCGAATTCTTATGACTTCATTTGGATCTGGGGCGGGATCAGATTCGTTCAGCTTCCGTGTAACAGAGAGAATCGATGACCTGCGGGACCGTGCGCCAAAGGTTGAGGATTTCATTGCAAACCGAAAGTATCTTGATTACGGGCTTTATGCCAAGTACAAAGGGAAGATAATTCTGTGA
- a CDS encoding Fe-S center protein: MVATVYFTDTRAPVAEVSEWYQPHLSAVSRLDELIAKSGILDDVERGESVALKVHFGERGVTKQLRSVFMRKVAELVKARGGDPFFTETCGLGMSRATNFATGRIRVAEENGYTHQTLGAPIIIADGIKGLDFVKVEVDGIQLKEVYVARAIADCDRLICLTHFKGHLTGSFGGSLKNIGVGCTAKPSKYDIHLKDYPQIDSSRCNHCDECVKICPSDAIEDYAIDTRRCIRCGGCIGICREDAVIVEWTKPAELDTRLVDCAKAVMDLVGRDKFTFFNFLLDITPHCDCHPYSDNPIVPDLGILASRDIVAIDKASLDLVTAATALPESMANGIEGDKFRGIFPETDSGVQIDAGERLGLGNREYAIVEVHAKKMKK, from the coding sequence ATGGTCGCAACTGTTTACTTCACTGATACACGAGCGCCAGTTGCAGAGGTCAGTGAATGGTATCAACCGCACCTCAGTGCCGTCAGCAGGCTTGATGAGCTTATTGCAAAGAGTGGTATCCTCGATGATGTAGAACGCGGGGAGAGTGTTGCACTCAAAGTTCATTTTGGTGAGCGCGGTGTTACAAAACAGCTGAGATCTGTATTCATGCGAAAGGTTGCAGAACTGGTCAAAGCGCGTGGCGGAGATCCGTTTTTCACAGAGACGTGCGGTCTGGGGATGAGTCGTGCGACAAATTTCGCAACAGGGAGGATCAGAGTGGCCGAGGAAAATGGATATACCCATCAGACGCTCGGGGCCCCGATAATCATCGCCGATGGCATCAAGGGCCTTGACTTTGTGAAGGTTGAGGTTGATGGAATCCAGCTGAAGGAAGTATATGTTGCAAGAGCAATCGCGGATTGTGATCGTCTCATATGCCTCACACACTTCAAAGGCCATCTCACAGGTTCATTTGGAGGATCGCTGAAGAATATAGGTGTTGGTTGCACGGCAAAGCCATCAAAATACGACATTCACCTGAAAGATTACCCACAGATCGATAGCAGTCGCTGTAACCATTGCGATGAGTGTGTGAAGATCTGCCCATCTGATGCGATTGAAGATTACGCCATCGATACGAGGAGGTGTATCAGGTGTGGGGGTTGTATCGGTATATGCAGGGAAGATGCTGTAATCGTTGAGTGGACAAAACCTGCTGAGCTTGATACAAGGCTTGTTGACTGTGCAAAGGCTGTGATGGATCTTGTGGGACGTGATAAGTTCACATTTTTCAATTTTCTACTTGATATCACCCCGCACTGTGATTGCCATCCATACTCAGACAACCCGATCGTGCCCGACCTCGGGATCCTTGCATCCAGGGATATCGTCGCGATCGATAAGGCATCACTCGATCTTGTAACCGCTGCCACGGCACTGCCAGAATCGATGGCAAACGGCATAGAGGGCGATAAGTTCAGAGGCATTTTCCCGGAAACCGATTCAGGTGTTCAGATCGATGCTGGAGAACGACTTGGGCTTGGCAATCGCGAGTATGCGATTGTAGAGGTTCATGCAAAAAAAATGAAGAAGTGA
- a CDS encoding Proteasome, alpha subunit, archaeal encodes MQMMPQMGYDRAITVFSPDGRLFQVEYAREAVKRGTTAVGIKVKSGVVLLVDKRVTSRLLEAASIEKIFQIDEHIGVATSGLVADARFLVDRGRIEAQINRVVYDEAIGVEILAKKICDFKQNYTQYGGVRPFGTALLIAGVDRKEPRLFETDPSGALLEYKATAIGAGRAEVMEHFEANYAEDISMDDAIHLGLDILYTITEGRFDADTIEVGVIEVETKKFRMLDPDELGGYLQTIRERHASEDEEGEEET; translated from the coding sequence ATGCAGATGATGCCACAGATGGGATACGATCGGGCAATCACAGTTTTCAGCCCAGATGGACGCCTGTTCCAGGTAGAATATGCCAGAGAGGCTGTAAAAAGAGGGACAACAGCAGTGGGAATTAAGGTAAAAAGCGGGGTCGTCCTGCTTGTGGATAAAAGGGTTACAAGCAGACTACTCGAGGCAGCATCAATCGAGAAGATATTTCAGATTGATGAACATATCGGTGTTGCAACCTCGGGGCTTGTCGCAGACGCGCGATTTCTTGTTGATCGTGGGCGAATTGAAGCGCAGATTAATAGAGTAGTTTATGATGAAGCGATTGGCGTTGAGATTCTTGCGAAAAAAATCTGTGATTTCAAACAGAACTACACGCAATATGGCGGTGTCAGACCTTTTGGAACCGCACTTTTAATCGCAGGTGTAGATCGCAAGGAACCGAGGCTCTTTGAGACCGATCCAAGTGGAGCGCTCCTGGAATACAAAGCAACCGCGATCGGTGCAGGTAGAGCTGAGGTGATGGAACACTTTGAAGCAAATTATGCCGAGGATATAAGCATGGACGATGCGATCCACCTCGGACTTGATATTCTCTACACGATCACCGAAGGTAGATTTGATGCAGACACAATTGAGGTTGGTGTGATAGAGGTTGAGACAAAGAAGTTCAGGATGCTTGATCCCGATGAGCTTGGAGGGTATCTACAGACGATCCGTGAACGTCACGCCAGTGAAGATGAGGAGGGAGAAGAGGAAACATAG
- a CDS encoding pyruvate synthase codes for MIEVRFHSRGGQGGATAAKILGMAAFLDGKYSASLAVYGAERRGAAVVAGTRISDSEVRRYSNLKSPDYVVILDPVLVEIADVTEGADAKTIFLINNRGERPAALEDFILYSVDATTISLDLGLKVAGTPVLNTPMLGALAKLGLVKQNSLKKAIRQTYSEPKNIKAADLAHERVVRVQNRRFILEESEEFAEEVYETIEEAV; via the coding sequence ATGATAGAGGTGAGGTTTCACTCGAGAGGAGGACAGGGTGGTGCCACCGCTGCTAAAATTTTGGGGATGGCTGCGTTCTTAGATGGAAAGTACAGCGCATCACTTGCGGTTTATGGTGCGGAACGGCGTGGTGCTGCGGTTGTGGCTGGAACCCGAATATCAGATAGTGAAGTCAGGCGCTACAGCAACTTAAAATCACCTGATTATGTTGTTATCCTCGATCCAGTACTTGTTGAGATCGCAGATGTAACTGAGGGCGCAGATGCGAAAACAATATTTTTGATCAACAATAGGGGAGAGCGTCCCGCTGCACTCGAAGATTTTATCCTTTATTCAGTCGATGCAACGACGATCTCGCTCGATCTTGGGCTAAAAGTTGCAGGGACACCCGTTCTGAATACGCCGATGCTCGGGGCACTTGCAAAACTCGGGCTTGTCAAACAGAACTCACTCAAGAAGGCGATAAGGCAGACCTACTCAGAACCTAAGAATATCAAAGCTGCGGATCTTGCTCATGAGCGTGTGGTCAGGGTTCAAAATAGGCGTTTCATCCTTGAAGAGTCTGAAGAGTTTGCAGAAGAGGTCTATGAGACGATAGAGGAAGCTGTATGA
- a CDS encoding phosphoesterase, ICC, translating into MCEINPIIGEPAAIVENRERTLVIADIHLGIEVELSGFGLHIPNQTEKLLNRILKYILDSKPDRMVILGDLKHNIPLASRIEEYGLPELLNGILKHTMIDIIPGNHDGKIGDLLPAHKNITLHGVEGAVIDGVGYFHGHAWPSEEVLGAEHLMMGHNHPVIQFADKFGYTLHRRVWIRAKCNFDLLKAHYPTLKDWHDPYCTIMPAFNELCGGITFNTKQGEDLLGPMSSHILLIDEAEVYLLDGTSIGKIGDIKREQ; encoded by the coding sequence ATGTGTGAGATAAATCCAATAATCGGCGAGCCTGCTGCTATTGTGGAGAATCGTGAACGTACACTTGTGATCGCTGATATTCATCTTGGCATCGAGGTTGAGCTTTCAGGTTTTGGCTTGCATATCCCCAATCAGACGGAGAAGCTTTTAAACAGAATTCTCAAGTATATACTTGATTCAAAACCTGATCGGATGGTTATTCTTGGAGATTTAAAGCATAACATACCTTTGGCAAGCAGGATCGAGGAGTACGGTCTACCAGAGCTTCTTAATGGAATCTTAAAGCATACCATGATTGATATTATCCCTGGAAACCATGATGGAAAGATAGGAGATCTACTACCAGCTCACAAAAATATAACGCTTCACGGTGTGGAGGGTGCAGTTATAGATGGGGTTGGATACTTCCATGGGCATGCCTGGCCATCCGAAGAGGTTCTGGGTGCAGAACACCTCATGATGGGGCATAATCACCCTGTAATCCAGTTTGCGGATAAGTTCGGGTACACACTCCATAGACGTGTCTGGATTCGAGCAAAATGCAACTTTGACCTGCTAAAAGCTCACTATCCAACGCTAAAGGATTGGCATGATCCTTACTGTACAATTATGCCTGCATTCAACGAACTCTGTGGTGGTATCACGTTTAACACAAAACAGGGAGAAGATCTGCTCGGTCCTATGAGTTCACATATCCTCCTGATAGACGAGGCGGAGGTATACCTCCTGGATGGAACGTCGATCGGTAAAATTGGTGATATCAAGAGGGAACAATAA
- a CDS encoding Haloacid dehalogenase-like hydrolase domain protein, translated as MVIEAVLFDIYGTLLFVSEESVMVRSRMIANFLKAHGIDTDPEDVALKAAHRWIEFSRGHFADVYAYFRAILQDIADRDHYDDRFMDELIEVGALDSEAELAPDVIETLDELSELGIRCGIVSNSPCYYAIRDLGSAGILDYFDVLGISSRWKITKPDPEIFLRTASALNVKPQHVLAVGNDPLEDVKGAKLADMKSALLNKSLKGMWSTSRAVFGECMDEIECEPDYIIEEIGEILTIIYDEQHQDI; from the coding sequence ATGGTGATCGAAGCAGTTCTCTTTGACATTTATGGGACGCTCCTCTTTGTATCAGAGGAATCTGTAATGGTCAGAAGTCGCATGATCGCAAATTTCCTGAAAGCACATGGCATCGATACAGATCCTGAGGACGTGGCACTTAAGGCTGCTCACAGGTGGATTGAGTTCTCAAGAGGTCATTTCGCGGACGTCTATGCTTATTTCAGGGCGATACTGCAGGACATCGCCGATCGAGATCACTATGATGATCGTTTCATGGATGAGCTTATCGAGGTTGGGGCACTCGACTCAGAAGCGGAACTTGCACCAGATGTCATCGAGACACTCGATGAACTTTCAGAACTTGGCATCAGGTGTGGAATTGTCTCAAATTCACCATGCTACTATGCAATCCGTGATCTTGGATCGGCTGGAATACTCGATTACTTCGATGTGCTCGGGATATCATCACGCTGGAAGATCACAAAGCCTGACCCCGAGATCTTCCTCAGGACTGCATCTGCACTCAACGTCAAGCCTCAGCATGTGCTTGCTGTTGGCAACGATCCGCTTGAGGATGTCAAAGGGGCTAAACTTGCTGATATGAAGTCTGCACTTCTTAATAAGTCACTTAAGGGCATGTGGTCAACAAGCAGAGCTGTTTTTGGTGAGTGTATGGACGAGATCGAATGTGAACCTGATTATATCATCGAAGAGATCGGAGAGATACTGACGATTATTTACGACGAGCAACACCAAGATATTTAA
- a CDS encoding rRNA metabolism protein, SBDS family, translating into MVSLDDAVIARFKRHGLTFEIFVDPELALSFKHGKDLPLEEILAVEDVFTDAAAGDRASETDLNTAFETLDLPTIAARIIKEGELQLTAAQRKRMQEDKRRQVINIIARNGINPQTMTPHPPQRIERAMEEAGVNIDPFKRTDDLVNEAMKAIRPIIPIRFEEVRIAVKIPAAYTSGIYELKNHGDLIKEEWQNDGSWIGIIKIPAGIQDEFYGLINRITKGEAETKLLKE; encoded by the coding sequence ATGGTAAGCCTTGATGACGCAGTTATTGCAAGGTTCAAGCGTCATGGTCTGACGTTTGAAATATTTGTGGATCCAGAACTTGCCTTATCATTCAAACATGGAAAAGATCTTCCATTAGAAGAGATTCTTGCGGTAGAGGATGTCTTTACAGATGCTGCAGCGGGGGACCGGGCTTCTGAAACAGATTTGAATACAGCTTTTGAGACGCTTGATCTGCCTACAATCGCAGCACGCATAATAAAGGAAGGAGAGCTGCAACTGACTGCTGCCCAGCGAAAGCGGATGCAGGAAGATAAGCGACGGCAGGTGATAAATATCATTGCGCGCAATGGGATAAACCCCCAGACGATGACTCCGCACCCGCCCCAGCGTATCGAGCGTGCGATGGAGGAAGCAGGTGTGAATATCGATCCCTTCAAGCGTACTGATGATCTTGTCAATGAAGCGATGAAGGCGATAAGACCGATCATCCCGATCCGGTTTGAAGAGGTCAGAATCGCTGTGAAGATTCCTGCAGCATACACATCAGGTATTTATGAACTTAAGAATCATGGTGACCTGATTAAAGAAGAATGGCAGAATGATGGATCATGGATCGGTATCATCAAGATTCCTGCAGGTATACAGGATGAGTTTTATGGCCTCATAAATCGAATTACAAAAGGAGAAGCCGAAACAAAACTTTTGAAAGAGTAG
- a CDS encoding ferredoxin, translated as MSISYPTVGASGRTGDWRVFMPVIDYDLCTRCFECYLLCPEATISAELEIDYDYCKGCGICANECPVKAIRMVKEE; from the coding sequence ATGTCAATCTCATATCCCACCGTTGGTGCATCGGGCAGAACAGGAGACTGGCGTGTCTTTATGCCAGTTATTGATTATGATCTCTGCACACGCTGCTTTGAATGCTATCTACTCTGTCCTGAAGCCACGATCAGTGCTGAGCTTGAGATCGACTATGACTACTGCAAGGGTTGCGGGATATGCGCAAACGAGTGCCCTGTAAAAGCGATTCGGATGGTTAAAGAGGAGTAA
- a CDS encoding NADPH-dependent FMN reductase encodes MINFYHDRDMMRKLLGLLGSARKNGNTEVLIKEALMGAEEVGAETGMIRLTDLSIRPCTGCMACVFRNEGCRIDDDLEWIFEKMVEADAIIIGAPTYYLGACATIKLFTDRALQFATRLDRMHGKVGASIAVAGLPEWDAFTVPILNTCLLAYNMRIERTLVAYAPGPGEVLLDDKVVESANSIGKVLAGAAEPEQQNSTGLCPVCRTDLVRITEKGAVCPVCNAKITIRLENSSIRLEYDANSVVNHRWTEENFEAHLNNWIRATEKKFKARFEEIKNLSQKYREFDRWIEPP; translated from the coding sequence TTGATAAACTTTTACCATGATCGAGATATGATGAGAAAGCTTCTTGGTCTACTTGGTTCTGCAAGAAAGAACGGCAATACTGAGGTTCTGATAAAAGAAGCATTGATGGGGGCAGAGGAAGTAGGGGCAGAGACTGGGATGATTCGGCTCACAGACCTCTCAATCAGGCCCTGCACTGGCTGTATGGCGTGTGTCTTCAGAAATGAAGGGTGCAGGATCGATGATGATCTGGAGTGGATCTTTGAAAAAATGGTTGAGGCAGATGCTATAATCATCGGTGCACCTACCTATTATCTGGGCGCATGTGCAACCATCAAACTCTTCACAGACCGTGCCCTCCAGTTTGCAACCCGACTCGATCGCATGCATGGGAAGGTGGGGGCATCGATCGCTGTTGCAGGATTACCCGAATGGGATGCGTTCACAGTTCCAATCCTGAATACCTGTCTTCTCGCATATAATATGCGGATTGAAAGAACACTTGTGGCGTATGCTCCAGGACCTGGAGAGGTTCTGCTCGATGATAAAGTCGTTGAAAGCGCAAACTCAATCGGAAAAGTGCTTGCTGGAGCAGCAGAACCAGAACAGCAGAATTCTACCGGGTTATGTCCGGTGTGCCGAACAGATCTTGTTAGAATTACTGAAAAAGGTGCTGTATGCCCTGTATGTAATGCAAAGATCACTATAAGACTTGAAAATAGCTCAATAAGGCTTGAATATGATGCGAATTCAGTCGTAAACCACAGATGGACCGAGGAGAATTTTGAAGCACACCTCAACAACTGGATCCGAGCAACAGAAAAGAAATTCAAAGCAAGGTTTGAAGAGATTAAAAATCTAAGCCAGAAGTATCGTGAGTTTGATCGATGGATAGAGCCTCCCTGA
- a CDS encoding LL-diaminopimelate aminotransferase apoenzyme has translation MKSITYAERINQLPPYLFAQIDAMKAEARAAGIDIIDLSIGDPDLPTPKPVIETLCKSASDPNTHRYPTYDGMRVFREAVASWYKRNKGVKLDPEKEVVALIGSKEGIAHIPFAFINPGDYVLVPDPAYPVYLNSTILAGGKPYILPLLPENGFKPDLTEIDPEVLRRTKLLFLNYPNNPTAALADEAFFKEVVDFAKEHNIIVCHDNPYSEIVYDGTRALSFLEVDGARDVGIEFNSLSKTCNMTGWRIGYALGNPDILAGLLKVKTNIDSGIFEAVQLAGIKALEIADAVAGENSAIYRERRDVLCRGLGLEPPLATFYVWAPVPEGYDSMSYTEMLLSKCGIVVTPGVGFGAHGEGFVRFALTEDVERIKVAVERISEGMLI, from the coding sequence GTGAAAAGTATAACATATGCTGAGAGGATTAATCAGTTGCCACCGTATCTATTTGCGCAGATCGATGCGATGAAGGCAGAGGCAAGAGCAGCTGGAATAGATATAATAGATCTTTCTATCGGTGATCCGGACCTTCCAACACCCAAACCTGTTATTGAGACGCTCTGCAAGTCTGCCAGTGATCCAAATACGCATAGATATCCGACGTATGATGGGATGCGGGTCTTCAGGGAGGCTGTTGCATCGTGGTACAAGCGTAACAAGGGAGTGAAACTTGATCCAGAAAAGGAAGTGGTTGCGCTCATCGGATCAAAAGAGGGGATTGCACACATACCGTTTGCATTCATAAATCCTGGTGATTATGTGCTTGTACCAGATCCCGCATACCCGGTCTATCTCAACTCAACGATACTTGCCGGTGGAAAGCCGTACATCTTACCACTTCTTCCAGAGAACGGTTTCAAACCTGATCTCACAGAGATTGATCCTGAGGTTTTGAGAAGGACAAAGCTCCTATTTTTAAACTACCCCAACAATCCAACAGCCGCCCTCGCAGACGAGGCGTTCTTCAAAGAGGTTGTAGATTTTGCAAAGGAACACAATATCATCGTGTGCCACGATAATCCTTACAGCGAGATCGTATATGATGGTACCCGCGCTTTAAGCTTTCTTGAGGTCGATGGTGCACGGGACGTTGGGATTGAGTTCAACTCGCTCTCAAAGACGTGTAACATGACAGGATGGCGAATCGGGTACGCACTTGGAAACCCGGATATTCTTGCAGGGCTTTTGAAGGTCAAGACAAACATTGACTCTGGTATCTTTGAGGCGGTGCAGCTGGCAGGGATAAAGGCGCTTGAGATCGCGGATGCAGTTGCAGGTGAGAACAGCGCGATTTATAGAGAAAGAAGAGATGTGCTCTGCAGAGGACTGGGTCTTGAGCCGCCACTTGCTACATTCTACGTCTGGGCACCTGTGCCTGAGGGCTATGACTCGATGTCATATACTGAGATGCTCCTCTCAAAATGCGGGATTGTTGTAACACCCGGGGTTGGATTTGGCGCGCATGGAGAGGGTTTTGTGCGGTTTGCGTTGACGGAAGATGTGGAGAGGATTAAGGTGGCAGTTGAGCGAATCTCTGAAGGTATGCTTATTTGA
- a CDS encoding acetyl-CoA acetyltransferase, with translation MREVAIIGVGCTKFGELWDSSFGDLVVEAGIKSVIDAGIRGDEIEAIYLGNMSAGMFIEQEHIGAIVADRVGLASDLHIPSTRVEAGCASGALALRHGIMAVASGWHDIVIAAGAEKMTDVPSGVAEGALASSADREWEGVNGATLASLFAMMARAHMKRYGTTREQMAMVSVKNHENASLNPLAQYRNKITVDAVLNSGKVAEPLRVLDCASIADGAAACVLAPLEIAEKYTDTPVKVLASSQASDTVALHDRRDITTMDATVYAAKRAFEMARISPAQIDLAEVHDSHTISEIIAIEDLGFVKKGEGGRVVESGETARTGSMPINPSGGLKGCGNPLGATGVRQAIEIVWQLRGEAGDRQVNDAKIGLTHNVGGSGGSAVVHIFSI, from the coding sequence ATGCGCGAGGTTGCGATTATTGGGGTTGGATGTACAAAGTTTGGTGAACTATGGGATTCATCTTTCGGGGATCTTGTTGTTGAGGCTGGAATAAAAAGTGTTATAGATGCTGGTATCCGTGGGGATGAGATTGAAGCGATATACCTTGGCAATATGAGCGCAGGGATGTTCATCGAACAGGAGCATATCGGGGCGATTGTTGCGGACCGTGTTGGGCTTGCATCCGATCTTCATATACCCTCGACCAGGGTTGAGGCAGGATGTGCATCGGGCGCGCTTGCACTCAGGCACGGCATCATGGCAGTTGCATCGGGCTGGCATGATATTGTGATCGCTGCAGGGGCCGAGAAGATGACCGATGTTCCGTCAGGAGTTGCTGAAGGTGCGCTTGCATCATCCGCCGATCGTGAGTGGGAAGGGGTCAACGGTGCAACGCTTGCAAGTCTCTTTGCGATGATGGCACGGGCACACATGAAACGATATGGCACAACTCGTGAACAGATGGCGATGGTAAGCGTTAAAAATCATGAAAATGCATCTCTGAACCCGCTCGCACAGTATAGAAATAAGATTACGGTTGATGCTGTTTTAAACTCAGGTAAGGTTGCAGAACCACTTCGGGTTCTTGATTGCGCTTCGATCGCAGATGGTGCAGCAGCATGCGTCCTTGCTCCGCTTGAGATTGCAGAAAAATACACGGACACACCTGTTAAGGTGCTTGCATCATCACAGGCAAGCGATACGGTTGCACTGCATGATCGCAGAGATATCACAACGATGGATGCGACGGTATACGCTGCAAAGCGGGCATTCGAGATGGCGAGGATTTCACCAGCACAGATCGATCTCGCAGAGGTCCATGATAGTCACACAATATCTGAGATCATAGCAATCGAGGACCTTGGGTTTGTGAAGAAGGGCGAGGGGGGAAGGGTCGTTGAATCTGGAGAGACAGCACGCACAGGTTCGATGCCTATCAACCCGAGCGGAGGGCTCAAGGGGTGTGGCAATCCGTTGGGCGCAACCGGGGTCAGACAGGCGATAGAGATAGTCTGGCAACTTCGTGGTGAAGCAGGAGATAGACAGGTCAATGATGCAAAGATAGGGCTCACCCATAACGTCGGAGGAAGCGGAGGAAGCGCGGTTGTTCATATTTTTTCTATATAA
- a CDS encoding amino acid-binding protein yields MWGEVLEKFNRFPAQQRVISLMLENGFGISPGGRIRAGKIEISHTDVARAVGVDRRVIDATIKNIMADESLRTIFENMRAIPLLRDLAPLLNLGVIVIEPHDATDVGILGAVAGTIASHGLSIRQAVSDDPVFTDEPRLTIVTDPEIPPELIRDLKKIPAVKGVTIY; encoded by the coding sequence ATGTGGGGGGAGGTCCTGGAGAAGTTTAATCGATTTCCAGCACAGCAACGGGTGATTTCTCTCATGCTTGAGAATGGCTTTGGCATCAGTCCAGGCGGGCGCATCAGGGCAGGAAAGATCGAGATCTCCCACACAGATGTTGCAAGGGCTGTAGGAGTTGATCGAAGAGTGATTGATGCCACAATCAAAAATATAATGGCTGATGAAAGTTTAAGAACAATATTTGAGAATATGCGTGCGATTCCACTTCTCAGAGATCTTGCGCCACTCCTAAATCTGGGCGTGATCGTGATCGAGCCGCATGATGCAACGGATGTGGGCATACTCGGTGCGGTTGCTGGCACGATCGCATCACATGGGCTTTCAATTCGCCAGGCAGTCTCTGATGACCCTGTTTTTACGGATGAACCAAGACTCACGATTGTAACAGATCCCGAGATACCACCAGAGCTGATACGGGATCTCAAAAAGATTCCTGCGGTCAAGGGAGTTACGATCTACTAA